A genomic segment from Flexistipes sp. encodes:
- a CDS encoding enoyl-ACP reductase FabI translates to MDLKGKKALIFGVANQKSIAYSIAKKLKEHGVELGFTYAGEQLQRRVEPLSEELGGAFCVKCDVTDDADIEKTFKTVSDKFGHIDILVHAVAYAPADDLKGRFVDTSREGFKTAMEISVFSLVNLAKHAEPFMSEGSTIITMTYYGSEKVVKNYNVMGVAKAALESSVRYLANELGEKGIRVNAISAGPIKTLAASGISGFKTILACIEEKSPLRRNITGDDVANTSLYLCSELSSGVTGEVIYVDSGYNILGI, encoded by the coding sequence ATGGATTTAAAAGGTAAAAAGGCATTGATTTTCGGCGTTGCGAATCAAAAATCGATTGCTTACTCGATAGCAAAAAAGCTTAAAGAGCATGGGGTTGAGCTGGGATTTACCTATGCCGGTGAACAGCTGCAGAGAAGGGTTGAACCACTTTCTGAAGAGTTAGGAGGAGCATTTTGCGTAAAATGTGATGTTACTGATGATGCAGATATAGAAAAGACTTTCAAAACAGTCTCTGATAAATTCGGACATATCGATATTCTTGTTCATGCTGTGGCTTATGCTCCGGCCGATGATCTGAAGGGAAGATTCGTGGATACAAGCAGGGAAGGATTCAAAACTGCCATGGAAATAAGCGTCTTTTCTTTGGTTAATTTGGCAAAGCATGCTGAGCCTTTTATGAGTGAAGGCTCCACTATTATTACAATGACCTACTACGGCTCAGAGAAAGTTGTGAAAAATTACAATGTAATGGGAGTTGCAAAAGCTGCTTTGGAATCATCTGTAAGATATCTGGCTAATGAGCTTGGAGAAAAAGGAATAAGGGTAAATGCTATTTCAGCCGGTCCGATAAAAACACTTGCTGCAAGTGGTATTTCCGGCTTTAAAACAATTCTTGCCTGTATTGAGGAAAAATCGCCATTAAGAAGAAATATAACCGGGGATGATGTGGCGAATACTTCCCTTTATTTGTGCAGTGAGTTGTCCAGCGGAGTTACAGGTGAGGTAATATATG
- the radA gene encoding DNA repair protein RadA translates to MAKVKTNYVCNQCGYITPKWSGRCPECGSWGSFEEKFPEKSSESARSKKEPDIKKLKDVGGIEVSRFKTGLVELDQVLGGGCVKGSVVLVGGEPGVGKSTIMLQVTSVFSSGNMDVLYVSSEESRSQIKLRADRLHLKDLDFDIISTNDFDEVEAAISSHDYNFLVLDSVQTIASDDLKSPAGTVSQVKYITYNLVEFAKSTGLTVFIVGQVTKEGAIAGPKILEHLVDTVLYFEGDYSKGVRILRAVKNRFGSTNEVGLFEMRNEGLVEISGFDFLENTDNSAGKIMTCVMEGTRAFLIEIQALVSSTYFNFPKRNANGFDLNRLQMLLAIVEKRCGINLSGADVFLNVAGGLKVNETSADLAICACLISSFKDTLPPESSLFIGEVGLTGEVRLPGNIDSRLKEAAKFGIKTVFMPSGDTKKQDISKNDKITGGLEIININYVNEIIEYI, encoded by the coding sequence ATGGCAAAAGTAAAAACTAATTATGTTTGTAATCAATGCGGATATATTACTCCGAAATGGTCTGGCAGGTGCCCCGAATGCGGCAGCTGGGGCAGTTTTGAAGAAAAATTTCCTGAAAAATCTTCTGAGTCAGCAAGGAGTAAAAAAGAGCCGGATATAAAAAAACTGAAGGATGTTGGCGGTATTGAGGTCAGCAGGTTTAAAACCGGTCTTGTGGAGCTTGACCAGGTGCTCGGAGGAGGGTGTGTAAAAGGGTCTGTAGTGCTGGTGGGAGGTGAACCCGGAGTTGGTAAGTCAACGATTATGCTTCAGGTAACATCGGTCTTTTCGTCAGGAAATATGGATGTACTATACGTTTCCTCGGAAGAGTCACGCTCCCAGATAAAGTTAAGGGCGGACAGGCTGCATTTAAAAGACTTAGATTTTGATATAATAAGTACCAATGATTTTGATGAAGTAGAAGCAGCTATCAGCAGCCATGATTATAATTTCCTTGTGCTGGACTCCGTACAGACTATTGCATCGGATGACTTAAAATCGCCTGCCGGTACAGTGAGTCAGGTGAAATATATTACTTATAATCTTGTAGAATTTGCAAAATCTACCGGTTTGACAGTTTTTATTGTTGGGCAGGTGACTAAAGAGGGGGCTATTGCTGGTCCGAAGATTCTTGAACATCTGGTTGATACCGTTCTTTATTTCGAGGGTGATTATTCCAAAGGTGTGCGCATATTAAGAGCTGTGAAAAACCGGTTTGGCTCAACAAATGAGGTGGGGCTTTTTGAAATGCGTAATGAAGGGCTGGTTGAAATCAGCGGGTTTGACTTTTTGGAAAATACCGACAACAGTGCCGGTAAAATAATGACATGTGTAATGGAGGGAACCAGAGCGTTTCTCATAGAAATTCAGGCTTTGGTCAGCAGCACATACTTTAACTTTCCCAAAAGAAATGCCAACGGTTTTGATTTAAACAGACTCCAGATGCTTTTGGCAATTGTGGAAAAAAGATGCGGAATCAACTTGTCGGGTGCAGATGTTTTTCTTAACGTTGCCGGAGGTCTGAAGGTAAACGAAACCTCCGCCGATCTGGCAATCTGTGCTTGTCTTATATCATCTTTTAAAGATACTCTTCCGCCCGAAAGTTCACTTTTTATAGGAGAGGTTGGCTTGACAGGGGAAGTCAGGCTGCCTGGCAACATTGACAGCAGATTAAAAGAAGCTGCAAAATTCGGCATCAAGACGGTTTTTATGCCCTCAGGCGATACCAAAAAGCAGGATATTAGCAAAAATGACAAAATAACCGGTGGTTTGGAAATAATAAATATTAATTATGTGAATGAAATTATAGAATATATATAG
- the ruvB gene encoding Holliday junction branch migration DNA helicase RuvB, giving the protein MSSGDPQFPLGPDEDKTARNEIFSKERLEEDLNITRPAPDGQTIRPKILDEYVGQTKIKENLRVFLEATKNRNESLDHCLFYGPPGLGKTTLASIIANELGVNIKATSGPVIEKPGDLAAVLTNLSEGDVLFIDEIHRLHSSVEEILYPAMEDFQLDIIIGQGPAARTIKIDLENFTLIGATTRMGLLTSPLRDRFGMIFRLEFYQDDELKEIIKRASKIMEIDVEEDAAAEIARRCRGTPRVAHRLLRRIRDFADVYNNGIIEKGIAKHGLDRLEIDVIGLDTSDRRYLKSIIEKYEGGPVGVDTIAATLSEEKDTIEDVIEPFLIYCGFIKKTPRGRVAAIKAYEHLNIKRREKQITVDDLLNDTEYNNGEQE; this is encoded by the coding sequence ATGAGTTCCGGTGATCCGCAATTTCCTTTAGGGCCTGACGAAGATAAAACAGCGAGGAATGAAATATTCTCCAAAGAGAGGCTTGAAGAAGATTTGAATATAACCCGCCCGGCGCCGGACGGACAGACGATCAGGCCGAAGATTCTGGATGAATATGTGGGACAGACTAAAATCAAGGAAAATCTCAGGGTTTTTCTGGAGGCCACAAAAAACAGAAATGAAAGCCTGGATCATTGTCTTTTTTACGGTCCGCCCGGTCTTGGTAAAACCACTCTGGCTTCAATAATAGCCAACGAGCTTGGAGTAAATATTAAGGCGACAAGCGGACCTGTTATAGAAAAACCCGGAGATTTAGCCGCTGTTCTGACAAATTTGTCAGAAGGTGATGTGCTCTTCATCGATGAAATTCACAGGCTGCATTCCAGTGTAGAGGAGATTCTTTATCCCGCGATGGAAGACTTCCAGCTTGATATAATTATCGGTCAGGGGCCTGCTGCCAGAACTATCAAGATAGATCTTGAAAATTTTACACTTATCGGAGCTACTACCCGTATGGGGCTTCTCACTTCCCCACTTAGAGACAGGTTTGGTATGATTTTCAGACTGGAATTTTATCAGGATGATGAGTTGAAGGAAATAATTAAGCGGGCATCGAAAATTATGGAGATAGATGTAGAAGAAGATGCGGCAGCTGAAATAGCCAGAAGGTGCCGGGGGACTCCGAGGGTGGCCCACCGTCTTTTAAGAAGGATAAGGGACTTTGCCGATGTTTATAATAACGGGATTATTGAAAAAGGAATAGCAAAGCATGGTCTTGACAGGCTGGAGATAGACGTAATAGGGCTGGATACATCCGACAGAAGGTACCTTAAGTCAATAATAGAGAAGTACGAAGGCGGGCCGGTGGGCGTTGATACAATTGCTGCCACATTGTCGGAAGAGAAGGATACCATAGAAGATGTTATCGAGCCTTTTCTTATTTACTGCGGCTTTATTAAGAAGACTCCCAGAGGCAGAGTTGCTGCCATCAAAGCCTACGAGCATCTTAATATTAAGAGACGGGAAAAACAGATTACAGTTGACGATCTGCTGAATGATACGGAATATAATAACGGAGAACAGGAATAG
- a CDS encoding AEC family transporter: MLHLLSIVSPIFIVLALGKILSLFNLIKPDFINASNRLIFFVLLPALLFYKIAQAEIYTSFNLNIFLVMCVTVFSIFLLSFIVGRIFHVGKKQLGTFAMNNFRANYAYMGLPVSYYAFGDEGLMIASLLMAFIVPLVNLLSIISLSLNSSKKVRMWTFIKNTLLNPLAIGCILGIVFSLAKIEFYYFIDKSLSLLTGVTLPLALLCIGATMKREMIRGNKLLIANTLLIKLLVMPFTAFLIISTFSESISLTGQVLIIMLSSPAATVNYVLASSMDGDPDVASGGIILSTVFSLFTYIFWLAVLV; this comes from the coding sequence ATGCTGCATTTACTTTCTATTGTTTCACCGATATTTATTGTTTTGGCACTGGGAAAAATTCTGTCCCTCTTCAATCTTATTAAACCCGATTTCATCAATGCCTCAAACCGGCTGATTTTTTTTGTTTTACTTCCTGCGCTTCTTTTTTACAAAATTGCCCAGGCCGAGATATACACTTCGTTCAATTTAAATATTTTTCTGGTAATGTGCGTAACGGTTTTCAGTATTTTTCTGCTGAGTTTTATAGTGGGCAGAATTTTTCATGTCGGCAAAAAGCAGCTGGGGACGTTTGCCATGAACAATTTCCGGGCAAATTATGCATATATGGGACTCCCCGTAAGTTATTACGCTTTCGGCGATGAAGGATTGATGATTGCGAGCCTTCTCATGGCATTTATCGTACCTTTGGTAAATCTTCTTTCCATAATTTCCCTGTCACTGAATTCTTCCAAAAAAGTCCGGATGTGGACCTTTATTAAAAATACACTTTTAAACCCCCTGGCAATCGGCTGTATTTTGGGGATAGTTTTTTCTCTGGCAAAAATAGAGTTTTATTACTTTATAGATAAAAGTCTCAGTCTTTTAACCGGAGTTACGCTTCCCTTGGCTCTGCTGTGTATCGGAGCTACTATGAAACGTGAAATGATAAGGGGAAATAAACTTTTAATTGCCAATACCCTTCTTATAAAACTGCTTGTAATGCCGTTTACAGCTTTTCTTATAATCAGTACTTTTTCAGAATCAATTTCCCTGACAGGGCAGGTTCTGATTATTATGCTCTCATCACCTGCTGCCACGGTGAACTACGTACTTGCTTCTTCAATGGACGGTGATCCCGATGTTGCAAGCGGAGGAATAATTTTATCAACCGTTTTCTCCCTGTTTACTTACATCTTCTGGCTCGCTGTACTCGTCTGA
- a CDS encoding PAS domain-containing hybrid sensor histidine kinase/response regulator → MNNSENSKYHEKEYTLKEIFDAIPLPLFYKDNEGRYLGVNKAFGEFFGQPPEELEGKTVFDIGREDFARIYYEKDSELFNNPGTQLYQSKLKDNAGNVHDVIFNKATFKNRKGEITGIVGIVQDITERKKAEREVNEKQRQLETLMSNLPGMVYRCLNDFAWSMIFVSGGSSNLTGYSPVELEENKVVSYGNIIHPEDRDSIWEEVQRSIKENDNFITKYRIITKGGQIKWVWEQGVLVGRNTEGIDVLEGYITDITESKKYEDEIYTYKIFMEDAPDAVFWTRKDGRFAYANKTAADRLGYPRDKLQEMTIFDIDTELDEKTWKSIWEEVDNNRNVTIERRHRKSDGTFMPVEVSVRSIEYAGEVLHGSFVRDITQRKKEEEERRILNEQLNQSSKLEAIGRLAGGIAHDFNNMLSVIMNYAELGVLQTDNSDKFHEYFDEIGKAARSSAEITNQLLSFSRKQSGSPRVLNYNDTLKNIINMLNKVVGENIRLEWRSEQDLWYVKIDPSQISQILTNLCVNARDAIGENGKIVIETCNAHVDENYCNTNMNCKPGDYVMLSVSDNGSGMSKEIQEKIFEPFFTTKKNGEGTGIGMATVYGVVKQNGGFINIYSEPGHGTTFKVYLPRQKEEDTPMDVKAGTAEGKGERIMFVEDEPSVLAVSSKMLEKMNYDVITTISASEAMEKAKQYLNRNKSIDLLITDVVMPEMNGKELSSKLSKIHPGMKTLFISGYPKSYITDKEISENQIYFLQKPFTVELLSNKVNEVLNDGNE, encoded by the coding sequence ATGAACAATTCGGAAAATTCCAAATATCATGAAAAAGAATACACGCTTAAAGAAATTTTTGATGCCATCCCTCTGCCTTTGTTTTATAAGGATAACGAAGGCCGTTATTTGGGTGTAAACAAGGCTTTTGGAGAATTTTTCGGGCAACCACCAGAAGAACTGGAAGGAAAAACAGTTTTTGACATAGGCCGTGAAGATTTCGCCCGTATTTATTATGAAAAAGACAGTGAATTGTTTAATAATCCGGGAACCCAGCTTTATCAATCCAAATTGAAAGATAATGCAGGCAATGTACACGATGTGATATTTAATAAAGCTACATTTAAAAACAGGAAAGGTGAAATTACAGGAATTGTAGGAATTGTTCAGGATATTACTGAAAGGAAGAAAGCGGAAAGAGAAGTTAATGAGAAACAGCGTCAACTGGAAACCCTTATGTCCAATCTTCCGGGAATGGTCTACAGATGTCTCAATGATTTTGCATGGAGTATGATTTTTGTCAGCGGAGGCAGCTCTAATCTTACAGGTTATAGCCCTGTCGAACTTGAGGAAAATAAAGTGGTCTCATATGGTAACATTATCCATCCCGAAGACCGGGATTCTATATGGGAAGAGGTTCAGCGCTCTATAAAGGAAAATGATAATTTTATAACGAAGTATAGGATAATAACAAAAGGCGGCCAAATCAAATGGGTGTGGGAGCAGGGGGTGCTTGTTGGCCGGAACACAGAAGGCATTGATGTTCTTGAAGGCTATATCACCGATATAACCGAATCCAAAAAATATGAAGATGAGATATATACGTACAAAATCTTTATGGAGGATGCCCCTGATGCTGTTTTTTGGACGCGTAAAGACGGCAGGTTTGCATATGCTAATAAAACTGCGGCCGACAGGTTAGGCTATCCCCGGGATAAATTACAGGAAATGACAATTTTTGATATTGATACGGAACTTGATGAAAAAACGTGGAAAAGTATATGGGAGGAAGTCGATAACAACAGAAATGTGACTATCGAAAGGAGGCACCGAAAAAGCGACGGTACTTTTATGCCTGTGGAAGTTTCCGTGAGAAGTATAGAGTATGCGGGAGAAGTGCTTCATGGAAGTTTTGTCAGAGATATTACCCAAAGGAAAAAAGAGGAAGAAGAACGGCGGATTTTGAACGAACAGCTTAATCAGAGCAGCAAACTTGAAGCTATTGGGCGCCTTGCAGGGGGCATTGCTCATGACTTTAACAATATGCTTAGTGTTATAATGAATTATGCGGAGCTGGGAGTGCTGCAGACAGATAACTCAGATAAGTTTCATGAATATTTTGATGAAATAGGCAAAGCCGCACGCAGTTCGGCGGAAATTACAAACCAGCTGCTCAGTTTTTCCAGAAAGCAGAGTGGTTCTCCCAGAGTTCTTAATTATAATGATACCTTAAAAAATATAATAAATATGCTGAATAAAGTCGTTGGGGAAAATATCCGGCTTGAGTGGCGTAGTGAGCAAGATCTTTGGTATGTTAAAATTGATCCTTCACAGATAAGCCAGATACTGACAAATCTCTGTGTAAATGCGCGTGATGCTATAGGTGAAAATGGAAAAATCGTAATTGAAACCTGTAACGCTCATGTGGACGAGAATTATTGTAACACAAACATGAACTGTAAGCCGGGTGATTATGTAATGCTGTCTGTCAGTGATAACGGAAGCGGCATGAGTAAAGAGATTCAGGAAAAAATTTTCGAACCGTTTTTCACCACCAAAAAAAATGGTGAAGGGACGGGAATAGGTATGGCTACTGTTTACGGTGTAGTTAAGCAGAACGGTGGATTTATAAATATTTACTCCGAACCGGGACATGGTACGACATTTAAAGTTTACCTTCCGAGACAAAAAGAAGAAGATACCCCCATGGATGTAAAGGCAGGAACGGCAGAAGGAAAAGGGGAAAGAATTATGTTTGTTGAAGATGAACCGTCCGTTCTTGCTGTCAGCAGTAAAATGCTGGAAAAGATGAATTATGATGTGATAACTACAATTTCAGCATCTGAAGCTATGGAGAAAGCAAAACAATACCTTAACAGAAATAAAAGTATAGATTTGCTGATTACTGATGTTGTAATGCCTGAAATGAACGGGAAGGAACTGTCATCAAAGCTGTCGAAAATTCATCCGGGGATGAAAACGTTGTTTATATCCGGATACCCCAAAAGTTACATTACCGATAAGGAAATTTCCGAAAATCAGATTTATTTTCTTCAAAAACCTTTTACTGTAGAACTTTTATCGAACAAGGTAAATGAAGTCTTAAATGACGGCAACGAATAG
- a CDS encoding radical SAM protein: MHIPEYSYPLYRPPSEAKSLIFQITEGCSYNKCTFCGMYVDKKFRIKPFEEFKYEVDGIPEYTKKHIKRIFLADGDAAIYPSEGLLKILDYLHEKFPNLESIRSYAGPQALLEKSYYDWRVIFSRKLDMLYFGLESGNNEVLKIMNKGMDADEVKERIKGLQEIGFNFSVMVILGAGGVKYTSSHAVDSARWISEVNPKYLSLLTLFLRRGKNYFQYIDTPRFRHLIDEAAEFIENIRGEGIIFRSNHVSNLFSLKGTLDRDKDRLLGYLNDVRRHCYKKGVLESYPDFYQENI; this comes from the coding sequence ATGCATATACCCGAATATTCTTATCCGCTGTACAGACCTCCCAGTGAGGCTAAATCTTTAATATTTCAAATTACAGAAGGGTGCTCGTACAATAAGTGCACCTTTTGCGGAATGTATGTGGATAAAAAATTTCGCATAAAGCCTTTTGAGGAATTTAAATATGAAGTTGACGGAATTCCTGAGTATACAAAAAAGCATATAAAACGCATTTTTCTGGCTGACGGAGATGCTGCTATATATCCGTCCGAAGGTTTGTTAAAAATTCTGGATTATCTGCATGAAAAATTTCCAAACCTGGAAAGTATCCGATCGTATGCAGGTCCGCAGGCTCTTCTGGAAAAAAGTTATTATGACTGGCGTGTAATTTTCAGCAGAAAGCTGGATATGTTGTATTTCGGGCTTGAGAGCGGAAATAATGAAGTTCTCAAAATTATGAACAAAGGTATGGATGCGGATGAAGTAAAAGAAAGAATAAAAGGCCTGCAGGAGATCGGCTTCAATTTTTCTGTAATGGTTATTCTGGGTGCAGGGGGTGTCAAATACACCAGCAGTCATGCGGTGGATTCCGCACGCTGGATCAGTGAAGTAAATCCTAAATACTTAAGTCTGCTCACCCTGTTTCTGCGCAGGGGCAAAAACTATTTTCAATATATTGACACCCCCCGGTTCCGGCATTTGATTGATGAGGCAGCTGAATTTATAGAAAATATCAGAGGTGAGGGAATAATTTTCAGATCGAATCATGTATCAAACCTGTTTTCACTGAAAGGTACTTTGGATAGGGATAAAGACAGGTTACTGGGATACCTTAACGACGTGAGGAGGCATTGTTACAAGAAAGGGGTTTTGGAAAGTTATCCGGATTTTTACCAGGAAAATATATAA
- a CDS encoding proline--tRNA ligase, which produces MRLSNYFTPTLRETPAEAEVVSHKLMLRAGMIRKSAAGIYSYLPLGLKVIQKVEQIVRKYMNEYGAVELLMPAVCSADLWRESGRWADYGKELLRIKDRHGRDFCIGPTHEEVITDIVRNSVKSYKQLPLNLYQIQTKFRDEVRPRFGLMRGREFIMKDAYSFDINDEAAEKSYKQMHAAYCKIFEACNLKYKVVEADSGAIGGSFSHEFMVLADTGEDFVISCNSCDYSANMEKAVTADNYAKDDEKILPSQQVETPGQKTVEEVANFLGVNISKIVKTLILKTAEDFVALMVRGDHEANLVKLKNYLDVVNVDFASEKEIEEITGGAMGFSGPVNLPLPIYADNAVKYIKNFVVGGNAKDVHLKNVNIGEDFTVKQFGDFRTAEPGDECPKCGKGTYVITKGIEVGHIFKLGTKYSESMNATYLDKDGKQKHMIMGCYGIGIGRTAAAAIEQNHDDAGIIWPPQLAPFEVVVVPVNTNDENVVNVAETIYLKLLKKGVDVVIDDRDERAGVKFNDADLIGYPLRINVGKKTLKEGNIEIFIRKDKELISVKREDSVNKTLELLESLKSSGR; this is translated from the coding sequence ATGAGACTATCAAACTATTTTACACCTACACTGAGAGAGACACCCGCTGAAGCCGAAGTGGTAAGTCACAAACTTATGCTCAGAGCCGGCATGATAAGAAAATCAGCAGCGGGCATATACTCATACCTTCCGTTAGGGTTGAAAGTTATTCAAAAAGTGGAACAGATTGTGAGAAAATACATGAACGAATATGGAGCTGTTGAATTGCTGATGCCTGCTGTGTGTTCTGCAGATCTCTGGAGAGAGAGCGGAAGATGGGCGGATTACGGCAAGGAGCTTTTACGCATAAAGGACCGGCATGGCAGGGACTTCTGCATCGGTCCCACTCATGAGGAAGTTATTACTGATATTGTAAGAAACAGTGTCAAAAGTTACAAACAGCTGCCTCTAAACCTCTACCAAATACAAACAAAATTCAGAGACGAGGTACGCCCCCGTTTCGGCCTTATGAGGGGCAGAGAGTTTATAATGAAGGATGCATATTCTTTTGACATAAACGATGAGGCTGCCGAAAAAAGTTATAAGCAGATGCACGCTGCGTATTGTAAAATTTTTGAGGCCTGTAACCTTAAGTACAAAGTCGTCGAAGCTGACTCCGGAGCGATTGGAGGATCATTTTCTCATGAATTTATGGTGCTTGCCGATACCGGTGAAGACTTTGTGATAAGCTGCAATAGTTGTGATTATTCTGCAAATATGGAGAAAGCCGTCACTGCAGACAACTACGCTAAAGATGATGAAAAAATATTGCCCTCCCAACAGGTGGAAACCCCCGGACAAAAGACAGTGGAGGAGGTAGCAAATTTTCTTGGTGTAAATATCAGCAAAATTGTAAAGACCCTTATACTGAAAACTGCTGAAGATTTCGTCGCTCTTATGGTCAGGGGTGATCATGAAGCCAACCTGGTAAAATTAAAAAACTATCTGGATGTTGTTAATGTGGATTTTGCAAGCGAAAAAGAAATAGAGGAAATCACAGGCGGTGCCATGGGATTTTCAGGCCCTGTAAACCTTCCTTTGCCCATTTATGCCGATAATGCCGTAAAATATATAAAAAACTTTGTAGTGGGCGGCAATGCAAAAGATGTTCATCTGAAAAATGTAAATATTGGTGAGGATTTCACAGTAAAACAATTCGGAGATTTCCGTACAGCCGAACCCGGAGATGAATGCCCTAAATGCGGTAAAGGTACTTATGTAATAACAAAAGGAATAGAAGTGGGACATATTTTCAAGTTGGGAACAAAATACTCAGAAAGTATGAACGCCACATATCTTGATAAAGATGGAAAGCAGAAACATATGATTATGGGCTGCTACGGGATTGGGATAGGCAGAACTGCAGCCGCGGCTATTGAGCAGAACCACGATGATGCAGGTATCATTTGGCCTCCCCAGCTTGCGCCGTTTGAGGTTGTTGTTGTGCCTGTTAATACAAACGATGAAAATGTAGTCAATGTGGCAGAAACAATTTATCTCAAGCTTCTGAAAAAAGGTGTGGATGTTGTCATTGACGACAGAGACGAGCGTGCGGGAGTAAAATTCAACGATGCCGATCTAATCGGATACCCTTTGAGAATAAATGTCGGCAAAAAGACTCTCAAAGAGGGGAATATAGAAATATTTATCCGGAAAGACAAAGAGCTAATTTCTGTTAAAAGGGAAGATTCCGTTAACAAAACACTTGAGCTTCTTGAAAGCTTAAAAAGCTCCGGTAGATAA
- a CDS encoding M48 family metallopeptidase: MPIIGYFIILTLIAAEIYEFIVDKINDRYIEKVAENPPARALRVYSSEELKKSGEYHKDKSRIGHYESLVHGIIFFALLLFGVFQWFSAEIFFTYNSEYLRALIFFTFYQLLFALIGLPFDIYETFVIEKKYEFNKTTPALFLKDMILGGTISYIIFVIILFVVIKLIQSAGTYWYLYAACAVFLFSLFMMYLYPVVIAPLFNKFQPLENKELESEIFKLADKADFPVKNILQMDASKRSTHSNAYFTGFGKNKRIVLFDTLLNNHTEKEIINILAHEIGHYKLGHLKKMLFFMFISVFVSFFLVGILINNEFIYHALGFEKSIFTGLFIISVILSPVGKFFEPVSSFFSRKHEYEADTFAVKLTGERDTMADTLVHLHKDNLSFPLPHPLYVKIHYSHPPLLKRIEHLSTKA, encoded by the coding sequence TTGCCAATAATCGGATATTTTATTATTTTAACTCTCATTGCAGCAGAAATTTACGAATTTATTGTGGATAAGATTAATGACAGATATATTGAAAAAGTTGCCGAAAATCCCCCTGCAAGAGCTTTAAGGGTATATTCATCTGAAGAATTGAAAAAAAGTGGTGAATATCATAAAGACAAAAGCCGGATTGGTCATTACGAAAGTTTGGTTCACGGTATTATTTTTTTCGCTCTTTTGTTATTTGGGGTTTTTCAATGGTTTTCGGCAGAGATTTTTTTTACTTATAACAGTGAATATTTGAGGGCATTAATCTTTTTTACTTTCTATCAGCTGCTTTTTGCTCTCATAGGCCTGCCTTTTGATATTTATGAAACATTTGTTATAGAGAAGAAATATGAATTTAACAAGACGACCCCTGCTCTGTTTTTAAAGGATATGATATTGGGTGGCACAATATCATATATTATTTTTGTTATCATTCTTTTTGTTGTTATTAAACTTATTCAATCGGCAGGTACATACTGGTACTTATACGCAGCATGTGCGGTTTTTCTTTTCTCTCTTTTTATGATGTACTTATATCCGGTGGTAATTGCTCCATTGTTTAACAAATTTCAGCCTTTGGAAAATAAAGAGCTGGAGTCGGAGATTTTCAAGCTTGCAGATAAAGCGGATTTCCCCGTCAAAAACATTTTGCAGATGGATGCCTCAAAACGCTCTACGCATTCAAATGCGTATTTTACCGGTTTTGGAAAAAACAAACGAATTGTACTTTTTGATACACTTTTAAATAATCATACAGAGAAGGAAATTATAAATATTCTGGCGCATGAAATCGGGCATTATAAACTCGGACATTTGAAAAAGATGCTTTTCTTCATGTTTATCTCTGTATTTGTTTCCTTTTTCCTTGTGGGGATATTGATAAATAATGAATTTATCTACCACGCCCTCGGTTTTGAAAAGTCAATATTTACAGGTTTATTTATAATCTCTGTTATTCTCAGTCCAGTTGGAAAATTTTTTGAGCCGGTTTCATCATTCTTTTCACGTAAACATGAATATGAGGCTGACACATTTGCCGTCAAACTTACAGGTGAGCGGGATACAATGGCTGACACGCTTGTCCATTTGCACAAGGACAATTTATCCTTTCCGTTGCCGCACCCTCTTTACGTAAAGATTCATTATTCCCATCCTCCCCTTTTAAAAAGGATAGAACATTTATCAACGAAAGCGTGA